One region of Pseudoalteromonas sp. R3 genomic DNA includes:
- a CDS encoding TonB-dependent receptor encodes MNQRYLMAGLMGLLSLSVLANNDPLPDLEDLLSQQLNQLPSNTQISAGSRIERSSSDSMAVTHVITDKDIRQFNLQSLADILTMFVGITTRDNSSFIYLGARGIGRPGDFNSRFLFLLDGTRMNENLLDAGLLGYENFVDVGLIERVEYSPGASAALYGNNALLGVINIVTKTSSKLRGLNTAFSVTNDDTLHGRVTVGGRSESGADSWLSLSGSRLRSKDFPVPGAPAELLRWQDLNKESSSRIMLSHQTGSLQLQAAASRRQRSFPDGFSVLFSGGAEPTAPELETLDNEAYFLALTYDDKVSDDMEAYFHISTHGNDLIRSVPLTLQSGEVEFVRPMNSGRWSNLDGQLVFLGVENHEFMVGIDFQKDHRQEFSSRSSLPSQFNFEQKSNENRYGLYFQDLWRINPRFKLQWALRHDDSDFSPARWSPSLTLKYSFLEGHHLLLRHSRAFRVANFLERNANSVFSEPNPENETIDYNELSLVQRWSDSLSSFATFYYADINNLIHQDFFRPIYFNPPPIRSHGVEFGVDKRWARGMSLIANLAVQRSRLRGGFGIANSPEFIGKMRFSMPLGNSGFTLSLNSYGVSKRRTFDSHLPGYVSHDVSLNWQNSPDLFVALGVRNITDKDILEITDDGFTPYLQRRRQVHLSVNWSWNND; translated from the coding sequence ATGAATCAGCGTTATCTTATGGCCGGTCTCATGGGGTTGTTGTCGCTCAGTGTACTGGCAAACAATGACCCACTCCCGGACCTTGAAGACTTGCTCAGTCAGCAGCTCAATCAATTGCCCAGTAATACACAAATATCTGCCGGTTCCCGAATCGAACGTTCAAGCAGCGATAGCATGGCCGTCACCCATGTGATCACGGACAAAGACATCAGACAATTTAATCTACAATCACTTGCCGACATACTAACTATGTTTGTGGGGATCACCACACGAGATAACAGCTCGTTTATTTATCTTGGTGCGCGAGGTATAGGTCGGCCCGGCGATTTTAATTCGCGTTTTTTGTTTTTGCTTGATGGCACCAGAATGAACGAAAACCTGTTGGATGCAGGGCTGTTGGGCTACGAAAACTTTGTCGATGTGGGGTTAATTGAACGGGTTGAATACAGCCCGGGTGCGTCTGCTGCTTTGTATGGGAACAATGCGCTTTTGGGTGTGATAAACATAGTCACTAAAACCAGTAGCAAGTTACGTGGTCTGAATACCGCCTTTTCGGTGACCAATGATGATACCCTGCACGGACGAGTAACCGTCGGGGGGCGCTCTGAGTCAGGTGCCGACAGCTGGTTGTCTCTCAGTGGTTCCAGGTTAAGATCTAAGGACTTTCCTGTGCCCGGCGCACCAGCAGAGTTGCTGAGGTGGCAGGATCTGAACAAGGAGAGCAGCAGCAGAATTATGCTCAGCCATCAAACGGGTAGTTTACAGTTGCAGGCTGCGGCTTCCAGGCGTCAGCGCAGTTTCCCCGATGGCTTTAGTGTGTTGTTTAGCGGCGGTGCAGAGCCGACAGCGCCTGAACTTGAAACGCTTGATAACGAAGCTTATTTTCTGGCTCTAACCTATGACGACAAAGTTTCAGATGATATGGAAGCCTATTTTCATATTTCCACGCATGGCAATGACCTGATACGCAGCGTGCCATTGACACTGCAAAGCGGTGAAGTAGAGTTTGTCAGACCCATGAATTCCGGCCGCTGGAGTAACCTGGACGGGCAGCTGGTCTTTTTAGGTGTTGAGAACCATGAGTTTATGGTGGGAATAGACTTTCAGAAGGATCACCGACAGGAGTTTAGTTCACGGTCCAGTCTGCCGTCCCAATTTAACTTTGAACAAAAAAGTAACGAAAATCGTTACGGCCTGTATTTTCAGGATCTGTGGCGAATTAATCCCAGGTTTAAGCTCCAATGGGCCTTAAGACACGATGACTCTGATTTTAGCCCCGCCAGATGGTCGCCCAGTCTTACCCTTAAATATAGTTTTTTAGAAGGTCACCATCTGTTACTGCGCCACAGCCGTGCGTTCAGAGTGGCAAACTTTCTGGAACGTAACGCCAACAGCGTGTTCAGTGAACCAAACCCGGAAAACGAAACGATAGATTACAACGAGCTGAGTCTTGTGCAGCGCTGGAGTGACTCGTTGTCGTCTTTTGCGACTTTTTATTACGCCGATATAAATAACCTGATCCATCAGGACTTCTTTCGGCCAATTTACTTTAATCCGCCGCCTATCAGGAGCCATGGGGTCGAATTTGGGGTGGATAAACGCTGGGCGAGGGGGATGTCTTTGATTGCCAATTTGGCCGTCCAACGCTCCAGATTGAGAGGTGGGTTTGGCATAGCGAACTCACCTGAATTTATTGGCAAGATGCGTTTTAGCATGCCCCTTGGTAACTCTGGTTTTACACTGAGCCTGAACTCTTACGGAGTCAGTAAAAGGAGAACCTTTGATAGCCATTTACCTGGGTATGTCAGCCATGACGTCAGCTTAAACTGGCAAAATAGCCCGGATCTGTTTGTTGCTTTGGGAGTCAGAAATATCACAGATAAAGACATACTTGAGATCACCGATGATGGTTTTACGCCTTATTTGCAGCGCCGTCGGCAAGTACACTTGTCGGTTAACTGGAGCTGGAATAATGATTAA
- a CDS encoding YfiR family protein, translating into MIKQLVAVCLLFMVCEGKTQSLSENELKAAFLYRFSQFSKWPPPPPDKLRFCVVGNPGLYQAVTSLLHSQGMEDDTEVLELPNNEQISRCDILFLSQQNRQQTQYWLEDLEQSPVLVVSDTSEGFRQGAMIGLIADANNLSFRVNLTDAKRRGLNFSAHLLKLATEVR; encoded by the coding sequence ATGATTAAACAACTGGTTGCGGTGTGTTTATTATTCATGGTTTGCGAGGGAAAAACACAAAGCTTGAGCGAGAATGAGCTCAAAGCTGCGTTTTTGTATCGCTTCAGTCAGTTCAGCAAGTGGCCTCCGCCGCCGCCCGACAAATTGCGCTTTTGTGTTGTTGGCAACCCGGGCTTGTATCAGGCGGTTACTTCACTACTGCACTCGCAGGGCATGGAAGATGACACCGAAGTCCTGGAATTACCAAACAACGAACAAATATCGCGTTGCGATATTCTGTTTCTGAGCCAGCAAAACCGGCAACAAACTCAATACTGGCTCGAAGATCTGGAGCAATCTCCTGTACTGGTCGTTTCGGATACCAGTGAGGGGTTTCGTCAGGGCGCTATGATAGGTCTGATAGCCGATGCCAATAACCTCAGTTTTCGGGTTAACCTGACTGATGCAAAACGCCGCGGCCTGAACTTCAGCGCCCATTTACTTAAACTGGCCACTGAGGTACGGTAA
- a CDS encoding dihydrofolate reductase family protein: MQNIVFIAASLDGFIADKQGKLDWLNSVPNPDNIDTGFNALMERIDAIVMGRNTFDMVMSFDCDWPYVKPVFVVSNTMTKVPQGFEDKVFLAKGDPKEIVKSLNAEGFNKLYIDGGVTIQSFLQDDLIDEMVITRFPVLLGGGSPLFGELTQPLQFKVTRSEIVLKDLVQTTYVRHA; this comes from the coding sequence ATGCAAAACATCGTTTTTATAGCGGCGAGCCTGGATGGCTTTATCGCAGATAAACAAGGTAAACTCGACTGGCTGAACTCTGTACCAAATCCGGATAATATTGACACTGGTTTCAATGCCTTAATGGAACGAATTGACGCCATAGTGATGGGGCGCAATACCTTCGATATGGTTATGAGCTTTGATTGCGACTGGCCTTATGTTAAGCCTGTATTCGTCGTCAGCAACACGATGACAAAAGTACCACAAGGCTTTGAAGACAAAGTATTCCTGGCCAAAGGCGACCCTAAAGAGATTGTTAAGAGCCTAAATGCCGAGGGGTTCAACAAGCTATATATCGACGGTGGCGTGACAATTCAAAGCTTCCTGCAAGACGATTTGATTGATGAAATGGTTATCACCCGTTTTCCTGTACTGCTTGGCGGGGGCTCTCCTTTGTTCGGCGAACTCACTCAGCCATTGCAATTTAAAGTTACCAGGAGTGAAATAGTGCTGAAAGACTTAGTTCAAACCACTTACGTACGACACGCATAA